In Daphnia magna isolate NIES linkage group LG5, ASM2063170v1.1, whole genome shotgun sequence, a single genomic region encodes these proteins:
- the LOC116923397 gene encoding uncharacterized protein LOC116923397, giving the protein MSTAQKMFVPFDFNAKESGIGTISSIKSPILLENENENVMATVRDIWVKERTKLVVRWPKEFNSVICERVYEKNNRFDCDHRSGVTVAISTDQQYLLELRQQLILDKTSAKNNANELHVLDTRQKTRRTLVYPEDDTTEGASYSLAKKSKHNPTEDLLKFIN; this is encoded by the exons ATGTCCACTGCCCAAAAGATGTTTGTTCCATTTGATTTCAATGCGAAAGAATCAGGTATCGGGACAATCAGTTCAATTAAGAGTCCTATTCTgctagaaaatgaaaatgaaaacgtaATGGCAACAGTACGAGACATATGGGTTAAGGAAAGAACCAAACTAGTGGTCAG GTGGCCTAAAGAATTCAACTCAGTCATCTGCGAAAGAgtttatgaaaaaaacaaccgTTTTGATTGTGATCACAGATCTGGAGTTACTGTGGCAATATCGA CTGATCAACAATACCTACTTGAACTCAGGCAACAGCTCATTCTTGATAAAACTTCAGCAAAGAACAATGCGAATGAACTACATGTACTCGATACAAGGCAGAAGACAAGAAGAACACTTGTGTATCCTGAAGATGACACAACTGAAGGAGCATCTTATTCTTTAGCTAAGAAAAGCAAACACAATCCTACAGAAGACCTGCTGAAATTtataaattaa
- the LOC116923401 gene encoding 60S ribosomal protein L31, which yields MAKEKREKTRKSAINEVVTRDYTVNLHKRIHGISFKRRAPRAIKEIRKFAEQAMGTPDVRIETRLNKHIWSQGVRSVPFRVRVRLSRRRNEDEDSPHKLYTLVSFIPVATFKGLQTENQEVSED from the exons ATGGCCAAGGAAAAGCGAGAGAAGACTCGTAAGTCAGCCATCAATGAAGTTGTAACACGGGATTATACTGTCAATCTGCACAAACGGATTCATGGTATCAGTTTTAAGAGACGTGCTCCAAGGGCCATCAAGGAAATCCGCAAATTCGCTGAACAGGCAATGGGTACCCCCGATGTTCGCATTGAAACAAGGCTAAACAAACACATCTGGTCCCAGGGTGTTAG GAGTGTTCCATTCAGAGTTCGTGTTCGTCTGTCTCGCCGCCGTAATGAGGATGAAGATTCACCGCATAAGCTTTACACTTTGGTCTCCTTCATCCCTGTTGCAACCTTCAAGGGGCTTCAAACTGAAAACCAAGAAGTTTCTGAAGATTAA
- the LOC123472431 gene encoding uncharacterized protein LOC123472431, whose amino-acid sequence MQALEHTYHQEWDTITIFTDSKSAIQAITNFKWDASAYIPGIIRHITNFKASGTKVRLFWIPGHAGIAGNMVADHLANLRRTEKDGSILKNVYSVPEKIREIINDHKQQMLQRIKATTTNLAVTSRHSMGILPWHTHSVRPIQSALIRLRSGHSKLNGTISKWDMDTQPNCPHGCTETENASHVLLQCPTYSTAREELKQTLEKLKYPMDVPTLTGINCSIAKHSQKKIAQKLIVFLIESKLLERI is encoded by the coding sequence ATGCAAGCCCTTGAACATACTTATCACCAGGAATGGGACACAATAACCATCTTTACCGACTCAAAATCAGCCATCCAGGCTATTACAAACTTCAAGTGGGATGCCAGTGCATACATACCTGGAATCATAAGACACATTACAAACTTCAAAGCATCGGGCACAAAAGTAAGATTATTTTGGATACCTGGACACGCAGGAATAGCAGGGAACATGGTAGCAGACCATCTAGCAAACTTAAGGAGAACCGAGAAGGATGGATCAATCCTCAAGAATGTCTACAGCGTCCCTGAAAAAATACGGGAAATAATAAATGACCACAAACAACAAATGCTCCAACGCAtcaaagcaacaacaacaaacctAGCAGTTACAAGCCGGCACAGCATGGGAATCCTCCCATGGCACACCCACAGTGTGAGACCAATCCAGTCGGCACTAATAAGACTTCGCAGTGGCCATAGCAAACTCAACGGAACAATAAGTAAATGGGACATGGACACTCAACCTAACTGCCCCCATGGATGCACTGAAACGGAAAACGCATCCCACGTACTGCTACAATGCCCCACGTACTCCACAGCCAGAGAAGAACTGAAACAAACGTTGGAAAAGCTGAAGTACCCAATGGACGTACCAACTCTAACGGGAATCAACTGCTCAATAGCTAAAcactcacaaaaaaaaattgcccagaaattaattgttttcctAATCGAGTCCAAACTATTAGAAAGAATATAA